The DNA sequence CTTTTATTTTCAGTAGTACACATTTGAACTAATCTATACTACATTACAGTCTAGAGTTCCACAATCACAATCTTACCAATATATACAAACATCCTTatcataattttacataaatatatataaagattcTGTTTTGAGTGTATACTTAGgaaaattttttatttggtgTGAACAAAAGTTAATATCTTTGTTGTTATGCTCAATTGCCCAATTTGAGATACTCAGCCAAACTTTAGAGTTCTTGAATGagactttattttcttaacatttgcatttttttttttgaaaataactttTGCATCTTATTACATGGTTTTAATTCaaccaaaaataaagaaaagggttcctcccaaatagaaataaataatccaACATATTTTCTTAAACAGAATAATAAATCAATACAGATCTACAACAATAAGAATGATGGGCTTGAAATCTTTgttgatatttagttttatTGATTTAAATGTTTGTTGTAGATGTCATCGGGAAAGCGCAATGTCGATGAAGATGACAAGTCAGTTGCTAAGCGCACAAAGGCCTCCGACAAAGGGAAAAAAGTAGTTACCAATGAGGTAAATTTAACATGTATACGTAAATGTGTGATGTcgcataattattattattgtattgtattgctAGATATACTTGATCTATGTGTAAAAGGTATAAATAATTTGATCTTTTACATTATTGCAGGAACAAAGTATAAACAACTCACTTGAACGTGCACTGCAACGTCTACTAGAAAAAAAAGCATCAATAATTGCAGGGAAGATCACTGCAAAAGAAAAGATTAAGGAGCCAATAGTAGAGAGTGACAATGACGAAGATCGTTGTAGGGTCCAATGTAGATGCAGTCCAGAACGATTAAGAGAAATTGTGATCGGTTTGAACGAAGCACAAAAGAAAGTTATTTCAGATATAGGCTTCGGGTCCCTCCTTAATCATGAAATTCCGTCAGTGCGTAGTTCTCTCATATGGTACTTGTACAACCATATGGATCTTGAAAAATTTGAACTAGTCCAACATGGGGTAATTTATCCTTTCACTATTCAATCGTTTAAGGAAATTATGAAAATCGAAGATGGTGGTGAGGACATCAACTTTGAAGATTATGTTGACACTGACAACAAAGTTCGAAATGAAGTGTGCAACCTCGAAAAATCCATTAAGTGCACAGACTTGGTGGAGCTTATAACCAACTCTGAAGAAGCTGATGTTTTGTTCGTTGCACGTTTTATGTTGGTAGCATTGGGATCCTTCTTGGTTCCCACATCTGGAACGTACGTAAGAAAGGAGTACATAAATGCACTCTTAGATGTTGGGCGAATAAAGAAGTTGAACTGGGCTTCGTTCATCTTTAAGTTCTTACACGAGAATCTGAAAGCACATCAAAAACGACTCAATAATTCGAAAGATAAGGGCAAGGTTCATTATCTCCCGGGTTGTACTATTTACCTTCAAGTAAGGATTAAAccatcttttaattaattatgcatcCCTTTCACTGTAGTTTTAAttgcaaataattttttttttgcagataTATTATTGGAGCCATATAAAAAGGAAGTTGTACACTTCTCCTCGCCTCGGCCTTCCCATGGCTTACTGGAATGAGGACCGAGTGAAAGGAATATCCTCGTTCATCTCCAAGAGTGGGGGATTTGTGAATGGGAAGGTACATTTTTTGGTTTACAACTCTTCAAAGTTACTTGTTATTAGGAATAGGCCAATACAATTTTGTtaattgttacttttttttttgtaaagtgaTCTTGAAATTTTTCTCATTTTGGGGCAGATTATTCTACACCCGCCTATGTTCAGGAAGACATATGGCCATACAGAAGACACTTCCATTCCATTATCCAACCAGGGAGGAACCTCATCCTCTACATGCTGCAACTGCATCTTAAGAGATGAAATGAAGGAGAGGGATAAAAAGTTAGACACTACTTGTCAAGAACTACTAAGATTATTTGACTCTTTCAAAGCCGACATCTCTAAGGACATCGGAAAGGGCTTCGTCACTATGAAGCAATGTATCATTGACGAGGTTAAGGAATCTTTTATTCCAGAGCTTCGTGAAGCTATATTACCTGAGGTGAGAAAATCTGTGACAGCCGAGTTGCATCAAACAGTGATGAAAGAGTTGAGGCAGTCCGTGTTAATGGAGTTGAGGCAATCTCTACTGAAAGAACTGATGGAAGTTATTGATAAGGACGGGGAGAGAAATGATGAGGAGGCCGACAAAGAAATGATGGAAGTTAGTGATAAGGACGGGGAGAGAGATGATGAGGAGGCCGACAAAGAAACTAGCTCGATGAGCACTTCAAATGAGGATCAGTTTGAAAATGAAAACACGAGAAATTTGGAGTTTGACAACCCGCCTACCAACAATCAATATGAGGTTGGCCCTGTGGATTTGACAATGGTAGAAGACATCGGTCATGAAGGTGAATGCACCTCGGCCATCAAAGTTCTCCTTGCTTCAAACGCGTATCAAAAGACCGAAAAAAGATTCCACTCAAGCAAGGAATTGTATGTGGACACTTTCCACTTGAAGGAGCCAGCAAGCGAGATTGAATTTAAGCTGGCAATGTTCGTTTTCGGAAAAAATTTTGATAAAGGGTAAGTCTTTAATTAGTAGATTGGTAGTTCAGTAAGACTGTGTATTAGTATTACCATATATTGTACCTAATTCCATTGTCTCATTGGCAGGTACCCTTTTGTGAAATTTCAAAAACTTGAACTTTTTCGGCAACAACTACTGTGCTTGAAGCCTGGAATGGAAATAACTGATTCAGTAAATGTCTTCATTAATATTTATCTGTTCTAAGCattattagaagaaaaaaaaaaatactacgaAGAGATTATGCTTAGTGGCATgttgatttgtgcaagttatTAGTTGCTACGCACACTTATTGACGCTGAAAGAACGTGAAGCAGCCCCAGATGGAGTACCGAAATATTGGTTTATGCCTTGTCGGGTCTCTGTAAGTCTCATTAGTATTAATATGAGCACgtgtatttatattttctattcaaactgtgtgatttgttttataaatccCAATGCACTGAAAGTTGCCAAAACCTCGAGTCTTTCAACTCCTTATTTAAAGGCCTAAAATCTCTTTCATCTATGCAAATTTaggaatacatatttatttatttttttcaaaaaaaaaaaaaaaacaaggtaGGAAAGACTTTATTGTAGTGTCACAAATTCAGAAAAGACCATGCATACAAATACAATATATAATGTTATTTTATCAGTACTTTTTCATACTTAGCATAGCAATACATATGCACAGAAAACAAAACAATATGTAAGATTCTATTCAACGCACATGTCTGACAGTTATTTTCTCCTTTACATTGAAATTTCAACAATAAGAATCCTATTTTCTTACTTTGGTAGTTTCTCTGAATCTCAATATTTTCATTGCTCATTAGCTTTCTGCAAATCGATAACTAAGAGCACCATGGCTGTGGAGTTGGTGGTTGGACCTGTTGTTTCTGTTTCCATTGAGTTTTTACCCTAGTTCCAAGTTTTAATAGAACTCTAGTATGAAACTAAGCTAAGGGGGTTTTGTGTTGTTGATCATTTATGTTTATACAATTCTacattagtttttatttatacCCTTTACTTATTTATGTCTAAAACACTTAAGGAAtgctttttatttattatttctttacCAAAATATGTTATCTTTTGATATAGAATAAAACAAAAGAAATCTGCTTCTTCTCGGAGTTTTCACTACTCTGCATTCTAAGCTCTTGAATATTCCATTACTTGATATCTgcataacaataataatggtTATGATTTTTGTTTAAATAGCATGAAAATCTTGGGTTGTCATGCTCTGTTAGCACTTGGGCAAGACAACAAAATTGGAGGGATCTATTTTACGGCAAGTTGGCAAAAACTGAACATGTAATGACCCTTcagatttttttaatcatttagtTAATTATAATGATGTTATGGTAATAATAAATTTCTGTCCCTTTCATATGCAGATGTGTGTCCCGGTCATATGCAAAACTAAAACTCCCCACTGGTTCATGTGTGACATAGACATGTTGGCGAGTAAGGCATAATGAAGCCGCTAAAGATTTCAAAAGCATGCATACCGTCCCTCATATTCCCGCTGGTAAGACAGATTTCTTGCAAACATATTACAAACAGGCCGCCGCAATTTTCACCAGaaacatatattataaagtAAAAGAACAGATTGAGGAAGAGCAACCCTATTCAATTTCTCATCGGGAAGATCAAGGGGATTCATACCTCTTCTCTTTAGCTAGATTCCAATACGGTACGATAAGACACCCTTATATAACAAAGAGAAGAATGAGTTAAATTGTTCGTGTTTGTTGTTTGAGTCCGATGGTATTCCATGCAAGCATATATGGTGTGTAATGAAAAGTCTTGACATTCGAGTTATACCAGAATCCTTAATATTAACTCGTTGGCGAAAGGATGTCAAGACTTCTTCCTCTACACAAGTTGGTGAACACTCATCCGAGCATCAAAAGATGACCCAATTGTCAaggtaaattaaaattaaattagcaaataaaattcttttattCTTATTCTATTAGTGTTTTAATTATGATTCATATGATTGTTCAGGTTTGGAGCGCTCAATGCTTATTCAAACTCAATGAATTTCTTTGCATCACACTCAGAAGCAACATTCCAAATGGCAAAGATGGAGTTGGAAAAACTTAATACCATCTTTAGGGCGTCTTACGAGGAGGGACATAATAGCCAAAACTCACAACCAACCACAACATATCGTGATAATCCAAACATAATCCAAGATCCTGTAAGAGTGAGGACGAAGGGCATGGCCTCAACGAATTCTAGAAAAGGAACAAATGATGGAGTACAAGGAGGTAGGCAATGCACACTTTGTGGAGGTCGAGATCATAATAAACGAACTTGTATGAGAAGGACAGGGGTCTAAAACTCATACAAGACCATGATCATCTTCCACCCATGCATGTTGAATACATTCCACAGTAAAAAAGACTAGTCCCCATTCTTAAGCCTTCAATGAAACATCtaattcttattttatattgttattgtcatttaattatgTGAGACCATTAGTTGTTATTTCACCAACTTATATGTAAGACTACTTCAATTCAACATATATGGCATGGTATTGTGGCTTTATTATAGGGAATAGTTTGAGATAGCTAGATTACTTATGCATAAAACCTAATGTTAAATTACACGTGTTTATCATACCCATTTAATTATGAATGAagtataaaattgaataaatcaTACCATTAACGTTATAGTTTAGTTTATGACATATATTTTAGCAATAGTTTTATTAGTTTtagttatatttaaaataaataattttagagaagctaaagaaaatattataactaagtataatttaaaaaataaaaaatttattaagtttaattattttaaatttttaattaatatgccaattaatattattcttttttcaaaaaaaagaaaTCACCCAGTTTAATTACCATATTACTTGTACTCCTAAAGAAAATTCTGATAAACTAATATTTTTCATACATGGTCTATATTTACCCAGTAACATCTATATTATTTAGGTGTGGTTGATATTCACTCAAAAACGTAATAGATTACTTATGCATGAAAACTTAATGTGAAATTACACTTATATCCCTACCTAgcacatataaaatatttgtgtCAACTCAACAGGTTAGTATAACCGGCTATATTAGGTTAATATTGTCTTTTATCTATTATTTATTGGCTTAAAATAATAGTtgtcagaaaaagaaaaaaattaaaggaaCACATGTCACTTTTTTAGATTGTACTATGTTtgttgatataatatatatatattatttttgtgagTCACTAGTCACGCATTTCATACAATGCGTGATCACATCCAaagcctatatatatatatacataatcatCACAAATCATGAAATGTTGGGCATATCATAATATATAGGACAATAAATGAAAAGatgattaattattaatttattaattaactaaCCATACATGCTACCaaaaaaggaaaagcaaaaaaAGACAACTAGCTAGCTtagatattaataatatatttaaagagATGTGAAATTGAAATTAGAGCACTCAGTTTGTCTAGGAATAAGAGATTTACTGAAACCAAGCCTTGAAACACCCAAATCAAAGAGAAGGAAATTATTCTCAATCTGAAACCCTCCAATAACAACAGCAGTTGTGGTAAACTTAATACCCCAATCAACAAAATGAAGTGGACCACCATCAACTAATCCAAGGCACAACACATCATTACCAACATTAACCATCAAGTTGGGACCAATTATTGACCAAACTTTGTCATTAGTCAACACCAAATCGATTCTAGGCACATTTGGTACAATCCAAGTGAACCATTAAAATGcacaaaaaaaattgataaaaaaatcattaaattttttctcttgttacattgaaatggtctttccttcttttttaaaataaaatagtcgttccaccaaaatagtggaaagagcattctattggaatgtcattccaatactttaaaatgcaactgaacaaaaaaatagaataaaaattattttatttttattttattccatttcattacctctaaccaaacgccaattaagttttaataataaaacaaatacaTGTGAATAACCCAATCAagattcaatatataaaaacataatacTTGGCTAAATTATAAAGTAAGTAACAATAGATCAATCAAtaacatttaataaaaaataaaataattaatcatagtaaacaacaaaaaaagaaaataatcaaATAGTAACAATGCTAGTACTGAAACTCAAATGAAAtcgaaaaataattgaattttttttcttatatttttatttacaaagtACATATGCTATAACGAGGAACACTGTAGTATACTTTATCGTACCGAAATCAAAAGCTACAAACTataatggaaattttatttcttCCAACCAAACTCTAAATTCAATAAATACTACAAATAGTCTTGTTTAGCTAATGCAGATCAAAATACTAAAGAATCATCATGCTATCATTATAAAAAGTTGTTACTTTTAAttacaactttttagtcacaatataatttttaaaattagtattcactacatacatatattatttcatCATCTCATAAAAAAGTCTATAATAAAAGAGTGTGTgatgtataatataaaatacctTAGCAGTAAAGTCATCAGAGCCACTTAGCAAGTAAGTTTTATCACAAGAATTAAAGTAAGCTATGCAATTCACTCCTTTCAAATGGCCATTCAAGGTAAATTTTGGAGTAGGTGAGCCAATATTCCATGTCTATATCAAAATAAGCCACAAATTAaccattattatatatatatattactccTCTCAattgttacaatataatttttatgagaataaatgtgacttttagtcacaacaaaatgttacttttgACTAAattatagtatttagttacaagttgtcactaatttagttttagtcacaacaagtattgtgactaaaaatacatctagtcacaataaattgtaatttttgtgactaatatttttagtcacggaccttttagtcacaacataagtatcataatttataattagttacaattttttcacttttaatcacaagttttattgtgactaaaagtaagatttttttagTGTATTCTAGACATATGTAAATTAATCCCAAAAGCAATTTACCTCATCAttataaagggaaatttgacattGTATGCTAGAAAAACACACATGGTGTTATTTTATGCCACCCTCACAAAAGTTTTTTAACTATGCTAATCTTTTAATCTTAACCCCAAAATGCCCCTCTCTCCTACAATCAAAAAATTcagcctcctctctctctcattcCATCTCGtgttgctctctctctctctctctctctctctctctctctctctctctctctctctctctctctctctctctctctctctctctctctctctctctctctctctctctctctctctctctctctctctctctctctctctctctctctctctctctctctctcttactaCCGGCTGCCATTTTCACCCTCAACGTCCACCGCTCACTGCCGCCATTTTCACCCTCAACGTCCACGGCCGACTGTCACACCTCCACCATTTCCACCCTCAACATCCACCACACTCAACAAACATATGGGTAAGTGTTTTTCTTAGTAAATAATgttgttttttgttgtattgtaTGGATCTGAAcgtaattagttataatttgtGGCTTTTGTGTCCTTGAAATCGAGGTAAAGTTTGTTCCGAGCAGTCTgtatttttctgggttttttcattttttgcaattttatgcGACATTGTGCGATATTGTGTGCGATGTCATGAGAAATCCAAGATTAGGAATGAAATGATTAATTTTGGCGACTTTGTACGATTTGCATGCGATTATGTGTGCGATTGTGATATTTGGCGATTTATGTGCGACCTTTGTGCATCATTATGCGATTTTGTTATGTATGGTATATTGTGCGACCTTATGCGATATGTTTCCCTCTTTGTGCGATTTGTGTGCGACATGATACTTGTTTATATTGTTGATTTATTAGGCGACATTGTGCGACATTAGTAGTAGCTTGTGCGATATAATATGCTTATTTTTTCtgtttatttgtttgtatttctTTGGGACAGATTCAACTGTATTTGTGCCTGTACTGTATGATGGCGTTTGGACTGTCGAGGGTTTCAACTGGGTATTTGATTCCTCAAAAAGTAAGACATTGATGTTGGACATTGACTCTACACTGAAAAAGGTGCGTGAAGTTTTACATGAGGAGTTGGAGGTGGACCCCTTGGTGTATGAATTGAAGTTAGAAGTTCTTTACATGTACATGAAAGGCACTAAGTTTCCACCTGAGGTTTTAGTGAAAGATAGTCAACTACGAGTGTTCTTGAGCATGAAGGCGAAAATGAGTGTGGACAACTTGTTGCCACTATTTGTGACTAaagtgaagaagaatttggcGATTTCACTGGTAACATGCCTAATATACTAACTGTCTACTTTTTACGATTTCTATGCGATATATGTGTGACATTTTTAGCGAGCTAAACAAGTTATTATTTCAACTTTGACAATATTTGCGATTTGTATGCGATATATGTGCGACAGTTGAGCGATTTCACATTTTACagtataatataatacaattgcAAAAGTTTATCATCATTAAGTCTACACATTTCAcagtataatataatataatacaaggCATAACATTACATAAAACTACCATGTCAAGTTCTAGTAAAATAAGTCTACACACCACCTATGTCTAAAGGTGAGCATGTTATCATCATTAACTAGCTCTAACGATCGCTCCAACATGCAGTGCTCAATGTACTCCATGGCAAACACTCCACAATCGTCactacaaattaaaaaattagtaaatattagcAATAATTAAGTTAAGTAATTCATAATGGAgtgcaaaattaaataaattacttaaattaaaaaaaaaaaaaaagagagagagagatttaccTGGTCTCCATTTGTGGTGCAACCTTAGAAGTAGCTCGTCTATAATGTAGGGGTAGGAGCTGAGAAATCGCCAAAATCGCCAAAAATCGCATAAATATCGCATAATATTACAGAGAACACATTGTTCAGAGtaaatcgcacaaaaatcgccAAAAATCGCATAAACATCGCATAATATAACAGAAACTATCTAAGCTAACAAAAATCGCACAAAATCGCTCAAAATCCCTAACAAAAACTTGAATTCAATATTAAATCGCAATAAAGTCGcataaaattgcataaaatcgCACAAAATACCAAAATCGAAAAAAACCAATTTCCCCTAGCCTACATTCATCCTCAAACACAAAAACTAGCAATTCGAAACTTTAATAAACTACATATTTCAGTTATATCACAGATTCACAATTTAAAggataaattgcaaaaaaaaaattaaaggaagCCCATACCTGGTTCGTCGACGGTGCCGGGGACGATGATGAACGGAAACTGGATCTCGTGGGTCGACTGGGATCGAGTGGCTCTCGTGGGTCGACTGGGATGGAGTGGGTATCGTGGGGTTCGGGTCTCGTGGGTCGTCACTGTTCGTGTGGGGTCGAATGGGTTCGTGTGGGTCGACGTCGACTGGGTTCGTGGGTCGACTGTGTGTGGTGGTTCGAATAGTGTGGTGGTTCGAATGGTGCGGTGGTGAGAATGAGGGTTAGGTTCGAATGGGGGAACGGTGGTGAGCTTGAAACCGagaaaggaagagagagaggagagagaggGAAGTTAGAGAGATTGGGGGGAATTGaaatgaggggggtatttttggaacaaaattgaaagttaagaataattatCAAATGTATATTTTATGTGTATAAAATAACACCATGTGCATTTTTTAGCATAAaatgtcaaatttccctttattaTTTATGGTGCTACCTTAAGCTCGCCTCTTGACATTTCACATTACTATTAGAAAGCAATGGTGTAGTACTCAATGTTTGTTTAACAATTATTcttactctttttcttattaatttaaaaaatacttattattaaataatattatctcacataaattaatataaaaatattaatttatatataaaaatatttggtCGCTTATTTTGATTTCATTCATTAATTTTGGTACCTATCTATATAAAGGTGTATCAAGGGATGGATTTTGGGTGAGAAGAGAACAAGGCTGGTCCATGGAAGCATCAGGTCGTGGCACTAAGGGTAAGCTCAGACAATGTAATGTTCTACTGTTATGGCATTAAAGGCTACCAAGATACACTCTTCACCCATCTCTCTGCCAATTCTGCTACAATTCATATCTACGAAACCATAGACTTCATATTCAACAACGCCCCAACCGTCATCCAAAACTGCGACATCTTCGTCCTGTCGCCCAATGCCCCACCAAGCCAACATGATCACTGCCCAAGGACGCCAAGACCCCAACGAGAACACCAACATTTCCATCCACAACTCCCGCGTAAGGGTTTGAAACCTCCAATGCCTCGTTCAAGACTACATACTTGGGAAGACTCTGGAGAAAATACTCTAGGATAGTT is a window from the Cannabis sativa cultivar Pink pepper isolate KNU-18-1 chromosome 1, ASM2916894v1, whole genome shotgun sequence genome containing:
- the LOC115702306 gene encoding uncharacterized protein LOC115702306, whose product is MSSGKRNVDEDDKSVAKRTKASDKGKKVVTNEEQSINNSLERALQRLLEKKASIIAGKITAKEKIKEPIVESDNDEDRCRVQCRCSPERLREIVIGLNEAQKKVISDIGFGSLLNHEIPSVRSSLIWYLYNHMDLEKFELVQHGVIYPFTIQSFKEIMKIEDGGEDINFEDYVDTDNKVRNEVCNLEKSIKCTDLVELITNSEEADVLFVARFMLVALGSFLVPTSGTYVRKEYINALLDVGRIKKLNWASFIFKFLHENLKAHQKRLNNSKDKGKVHYLPGCTIYLQIYYWSHIKRKLYTSPRLGLPMAYWNEDRVKGISSFISKSGGFVNGKIILHPPMFRKTYGHTEDTSIPLSNQGGTSSSTCCNCILRDEMKERDKKLDTTCQELLRLFDSFKADISKDIGKGFVTMKQCIIDEVKESFIPELREAILPEVRKSVTAELHQTVMKELRQSVLMELRQSLLKELMEVIDKDGERNDEEADKEMMEVSDKDGERDDEEADKETSSMSTSNEDQFENENTRNLEFDNPPTNNQYEVGPVDLTMVEDIGHEGECTSAIKVLLASNAYQKTEKRFHSSKELYVDTFHLKEPASEIEFKLAMFVFGKNFDKGYPFVKFQKLELFRQQLLCLKPGMEITDSVNVFINIYLF